From the genome of bacterium, one region includes:
- the groL gene encoding chaperonin GroEL (60 kDa chaperone family; promotes refolding of misfolded polypeptides especially under stressful conditions; forms two stacked rings of heptamers to form a barrel-shaped 14mer; ends can be capped by GroES; misfolded proteins enter the barrel where they are refolded when GroES binds) translates to MAKQLEYGVDARASIQKGVRQLARAVKVTLGPKGRTVILDKKFGSPVITKDGVTVAKEIELEDPFENMGAQMVREVASKTSDMAGDGTTTATVLAEAIFNEGLKMVTAGANPMAIKRGIDAAVEAIVDKFKEVSDDVKESKEIAAVGTISANNDPAIGNLIADAMDKVGKDGVITVEEAKGMETTLEVVEGMQFDRGYLSPYFITDAEKMECVLDEPYILIFEKKISALRDLLPLLETIAKTGKPLLVIAEDVEGEALATLVVNKIRGILKCAAVKAPGFGERRKAMIEDIAILTNGRAITEDLGIKLENIQMEDLGQAKQVKIDKDDTTIVGGFGSDDAIKGRIAQIKRQIDDTTSDYDREKLQERLAKLAGGVAVISVGAATETEMKEKKARVEDALSATRAAVEEGIVPGGGVIFIRVMGALDGLKLKGEEKIGADIVGKALQSPLRQIADNAGEEGSLVVQKVKDADDVNFGFNAESNKYENLVNAGIIDPTKVVRLALQHAASISGLLLTTEALVTEKPEDEKTPSAPPGGMGGMY, encoded by the coding sequence ATGGCAAAACAACTCGAGTACGGCGTAGACGCCCGCGCCTCGATTCAGAAGGGCGTTAGACAACTCGCCCGCGCCGTCAAGGTAACGCTGGGCCCGAAAGGCAGGACCGTCATCCTCGATAAAAAATTCGGAAGCCCCGTGATTACCAAAGACGGCGTCACCGTCGCCAAAGAGATCGAGCTCGAAGACCCTTTCGAAAACATGGGCGCCCAAATGGTCCGCGAGGTCGCCTCTAAAACCTCCGACATGGCGGGAGACGGTACCACGACGGCTACCGTCTTGGCCGAAGCCATCTTCAACGAGGGCTTGAAAATGGTCACCGCCGGCGCCAACCCCATGGCCATAAAGCGCGGAATAGACGCCGCGGTCGAGGCCATAGTCGATAAGTTCAAGGAAGTCTCCGACGACGTAAAAGAATCCAAGGAGATCGCCGCCGTCGGTACGATATCGGCCAACAACGACCCCGCCATCGGCAACCTTATCGCCGACGCGATGGACAAAGTGGGCAAGGACGGCGTAATCACGGTCGAAGAGGCCAAGGGCATGGAGACAACGCTCGAGGTCGTCGAAGGAATGCAGTTCGACCGCGGTTACCTCTCGCCCTACTTCATCACCGACGCCGAGAAGATGGAATGCGTCCTCGATGAGCCGTACATCCTCATCTTCGAAAAGAAGATAAGCGCGCTCCGCGACCTCCTGCCGCTCCTCGAAACCATCGCGAAAACGGGCAAACCGCTCCTGGTCATAGCCGAAGACGTCGAGGGCGAAGCGCTGGCGACGCTCGTCGTCAACAAAATCCGCGGCATCCTCAAATGCGCCGCGGTCAAAGCCCCCGGGTTCGGCGAACGCCGCAAAGCCATGATCGAGGACATCGCCATACTGACCAACGGCCGGGCCATAACCGAAGACCTGGGCATCAAGCTCGAGAACATCCAGATGGAGGACCTGGGCCAGGCGAAGCAGGTCAAGATCGATAAGGACGATACGACGATCGTGGGCGGCTTCGGCTCGGACGACGCCATCAAGGGCCGTATCGCGCAAATTAAACGCCAGATCGACGACACCACGTCGGATTACGACCGCGAAAAGCTCCAGGAACGCCTGGCCAAACTCGCCGGCGGCGTCGCCGTGATAAGCGTGGGCGCCGCTACCGAGACCGAAATGAAGGAGAAAAAAGCCCGGGTCGAAGACGCCTTGAGCGCGACGCGGGCCGCGGTCGAAGAGGGTATAGTCCCGGGCGGCGGCGTTATTTTTATCCGCGTCATGGGAGCCCTCGACGGCCTCAAGCTTAAAGGCGAAGAGAAGATAGGCGCCGACATAGTGGGTAAAGCGCTTCAATCGCCGCTCCGCCAAATAGCCGATAACGCCGGCGAAGAGGGTTCGCTCGTCGTCCAAAAAGTAAAGGACGCCGACGACGTCAACTTCGGGTTCAACGCCGAATCGAACAAGTACGAAAACCTCGTCAACGCCGGCATTATTGACCCGACCAAAGTCGTCCGTCTCGCCCTACAGCACGCCGCTTCCATCTCGGGTTTACTGCTGACTACCGAGGCGCTGGTAACGGAGAAACCGGAAGACGAAAAAACGCCCTCGGCGCCTCCCGGCGGCATGGGCGGGATGTATTAA
- the groES gene encoding co-chaperone GroES, with translation MKVRPLGDRILVKRLEEEEVKKGGIIIPDTAKEKPQRGEVIAVGLGRLDEEGKRLPLDVQVGDNILFGKYAGSEVTIDDDEYLIMREEDVLAVIEESKPGKKAGQKKSSK, from the coding sequence ATCAAAGTCCGCCCGTTGGGAGACCGCATCCTCGTCAAACGCCTCGAGGAAGAGGAAGTAAAGAAAGGCGGCATAATTATCCCCGATACCGCCAAGGAGAAACCCCAGCGCGGCGAAGTTATAGCCGTGGGCCTGGGGCGTCTGGACGAGGAGGGCAAGCGCTTACCGCTCGACGTACAAGTCGGCGACAACATTTTATTCGGCAAGTACGCCGGCAGCGAAGTGACCATAGACGACGACGAATACCTCATCATGCGCGAAGAGGACGTCCTCGCCGTCATCGAAGAAAGCAAACCCGGTAAAAAAGCCGGACAGAAAAAATCCTCGAAATAG
- a CDS encoding sulfatase, producing MAPENRTPNVLVKAAGPVGWLAAAVGVGVYWALAETLIHRGLYATGFYYNSSFAAALNGRIIFYGLASCVLWTLFALAIKLVRRLRRRGSASAVGPRALAAVAAVATWVNLDIVAMYVLYERLGIKVKQGLAFPALVGLPALLVTAALLLVLIYLSRRPGRAKAVLRTAGRIILAAGVALGAFSYGLKYYRSWSRAKPAELPDVVFITSDAWRADAFNAEFSPEILTFAERDGVIFGRARSTAPCTLQSFAGALTGSYNVTRCDSMEYKESLRTTWAQVMWARGYDTYAVLSNPYLDTVRLLHRGFAHYDYADFNPLLAAVRFYDTAWYFAIRGSAFEPEVPGTTSRRLTDKTLAVLRKKTPRPKFVWVHYLDPHYPYQPSDAVLRENAPDLLIKTAYGTDRSKLDAKNVRTIKELYDYEVKTTDGYVARLWAELAARPNTLVIISSDHGEEFSEHGQFEHRKTLYDEVIRVPLIISLPKDDRGRFTASRVSAPISLIDVAPSTLTYLGFPVPGKMEGRTDIITGSAPEERGVYSTLWHPDGYFLATLVKGDKKIIEKIKGGETTFEYFDLAADPGERNPLPLDDTGEGLRDNVAAWVRNHVNFRESGVDEAQIFGDRADLKALGYVQ from the coding sequence ATGGCACCCGAAAACCGGACACCGAACGTATTAGTTAAAGCCGCCGGCCCGGTCGGATGGTTGGCGGCGGCCGTCGGCGTCGGCGTCTACTGGGCCCTCGCCGAGACGCTCATCCACCGCGGCCTTTATGCCACCGGCTTCTACTACAACTCGAGTTTCGCAGCTGCCCTCAACGGCCGCATCATCTTTTACGGGCTGGCCTCTTGTGTCCTCTGGACATTATTCGCGCTGGCGATAAAGCTCGTACGCCGCCTACGCCGGCGCGGTTCGGCCTCGGCCGTCGGCCCGCGAGCCTTGGCGGCCGTGGCCGCAGTGGCCACGTGGGTTAATTTGGACATCGTCGCGATGTACGTCCTGTACGAGCGGCTCGGGATAAAGGTAAAACAAGGGCTTGCCTTCCCGGCGCTCGTCGGCCTCCCCGCGTTACTCGTAACCGCCGCGCTGTTACTCGTATTGATTTATTTATCGCGACGCCCCGGCCGGGCGAAGGCGGTATTAAGAACCGCCGGCCGAATCATCTTGGCGGCGGGCGTCGCCCTCGGCGCTTTTTCGTACGGCCTAAAATACTACCGTTCCTGGTCTCGAGCTAAGCCGGCCGAGTTGCCGGACGTCGTCTTCATAACGTCGGACGCCTGGCGGGCCGACGCGTTCAACGCCGAATTCTCGCCCGAGATATTAACTTTTGCCGAACGCGACGGCGTCATCTTCGGCCGCGCCCGCTCGACGGCGCCGTGTACGCTCCAATCCTTCGCCGGGGCATTGACCGGTTCGTACAACGTCACCCGCTGCGACAGCATGGAATATAAAGAAAGCCTCCGAACGACTTGGGCCCAGGTTATGTGGGCGCGGGGCTACGATACGTACGCCGTTCTCAGCAATCCCTACCTCGATACGGTTCGCTTGCTCCACCGCGGCTTCGCCCACTACGACTACGCCGACTTCAACCCTCTCCTGGCCGCGGTTCGTTTCTACGACACCGCTTGGTACTTCGCTATTAGGGGTAGCGCGTTCGAACCCGAAGTCCCGGGTACGACCAGCCGCCGGTTGACGGATAAGACGCTCGCCGTCCTGCGTAAAAAAACGCCCAGGCCGAAGTTCGTTTGGGTTCATTATTTGGACCCCCACTACCCCTACCAACCGAGCGACGCCGTACTCCGGGAAAACGCGCCCGACCTGTTAATCAAAACGGCCTACGGCACGGACCGCAGCAAATTGGACGCGAAAAACGTACGGACCATAAAAGAGTTGTATGATTACGAGGTAAAAACTACCGACGGGTACGTGGCGCGCCTTTGGGCCGAGCTGGCCGCTCGCCCCAACACGTTGGTAATCATAAGCTCCGACCACGGCGAGGAGTTCTCCGAACACGGCCAATTCGAACACCGGAAGACGCTGTACGACGAGGTTATTCGCGTTCCGCTGATAATCTCCTTGCCGAAAGACGATCGCGGACGCTTTACCGCCTCGCGCGTCTCGGCGCCGATAAGCCTGATAGACGTAGCGCCGTCGACCCTTACTTACCTCGGCTTCCCCGTCCCCGGAAAGATGGAAGGCCGGACGGATATAATCACAGGCAGCGCGCCGGAAGAGCGGGGGGTATACTCGACCCTTTGGCACCCCGACGGCTACTTCCTCGCGACGCTGGTCAAGGGCGATAAAAAGATCATCGAAAAAATTAAGGGCGGCGAAACGACGTTCGAATATTTCGATTTAGCCGCGGACCCCGGCGAACGAAATCCCCTACCGCTCGACGATACCGGCGAGGGTTTACGGGACAACGTCGCCGCGTGGGTACGCAACCACGTCAACTTCCGCGAAAGCGGCGTCGACGAAGCGCAAATATTCGGCGACCGCGCCGATTTGAAAGCTTTAGGATACGTACAATAA
- a CDS encoding sulfatase, translating into MVKSSRIRTTLAKGARALRWPAAAFAVGVVWALAETLVIRTVFETGFYYSRSFISALNGRVVFYGLVSLAVWAIVTSGAILWRRVFGGSFSLAAISGRAIAFGAAAAAWFNLTIAGAYLVHAQFGVPLRNRLALITLGAVPSLVLVAAFIFLLTRLRRRFAVARAASKYAGYTLLAAALALAAVSYGYERIRSLSRPRPSGLPNVVFLTLDAWRADAFRDELSPAIATFARENGLVFTNARAPSSWTLSSFAAIFTGSYNVTRPSGVERRDDVRTTWAEIMRDGGYDTFAVVHNPHLDTVRFVNRGFNHFDCARFNAFLSAIHFYDTAWYFAMRGQCFVPEIPGEANYILTEKTLALVRKSSKRPKFIWVHYLDPHYPYQPTARVLREKAPHLTVKTDLGTDIENLSPENAAGIKTLYECEVESTDREVARLLAELAAEPNTLVIISADHGEEFFEHGGTRHNRTVYDEVCKVPLIIALPKPDRTHVTVGEKSSPVSLVDVAPSVLRYLSLPVPPTMEGREDILSGEIPGDRQVFVILNSLEYLTAALIVGDKKVIMTLEGGDVRTEYYDLSADPGEQRPLPLDEQGERLQTELREWLDGLDVTREGGAADTSLFGDRADLRALGYM; encoded by the coding sequence TTGGTTAAATCTAGTCGCATACGAACGACGCTGGCCAAGGGCGCGCGAGCGCTCCGTTGGCCCGCGGCCGCCTTCGCCGTAGGCGTCGTTTGGGCCCTGGCCGAAACGCTGGTAATCCGAACCGTTTTCGAAACCGGTTTCTACTACAGCCGGAGTTTTATTTCCGCCCTCAACGGCCGCGTCGTCTTCTACGGCCTGGTTTCCCTGGCCGTATGGGCGATAGTCACGTCCGGCGCGATCTTATGGCGCCGGGTTTTCGGCGGCAGCTTTTCACTAGCGGCCATAAGCGGGCGGGCCATAGCCTTTGGGGCCGCGGCGGCGGCGTGGTTCAACCTAACCATCGCCGGGGCGTACTTAGTCCACGCCCAATTCGGCGTGCCCCTCCGCAACCGCCTCGCACTTATAACGCTGGGCGCCGTCCCGTCACTCGTACTCGTGGCCGCGTTCATATTTCTTCTAACCCGGTTGCGGCGGCGCTTCGCGGTGGCTCGAGCTGCCTCGAAATACGCCGGTTACACGTTATTGGCCGCGGCCTTGGCGCTGGCCGCGGTATCCTACGGCTACGAACGTATCCGCTCGTTATCGCGGCCCAGGCCATCCGGCCTACCGAACGTCGTGTTCTTAACGCTCGACGCGTGGCGGGCGGACGCCTTCCGCGACGAACTCTCGCCGGCGATCGCGACCTTCGCGCGGGAAAACGGCCTGGTTTTCACTAACGCCCGGGCGCCGTCGTCATGGACGCTGTCGTCGTTCGCCGCCATATTTACGGGGTCATACAACGTAACGCGGCCGAGCGGCGTCGAACGCCGAGACGACGTACGTACGACATGGGCTGAGATAATGCGCGACGGCGGGTACGACACGTTCGCCGTCGTTCATAATCCGCACTTGGATACCGTCCGGTTCGTGAACCGCGGTTTTAACCACTTCGACTGCGCCCGGTTCAACGCTTTTTTATCAGCGATTCATTTCTATGATACGGCCTGGTACTTCGCGATGAGGGGACAATGCTTCGTACCGGAGATACCGGGCGAGGCCAACTACATATTAACGGAAAAAACCCTGGCCCTCGTACGCAAGAGCTCTAAAAGGCCGAAATTTATTTGGGTCCATTATTTAGACCCCCACTACCCGTACCAGCCCACGGCCCGGGTATTGCGGGAAAAGGCACCCCACCTAACCGTTAAAACCGACCTCGGAACCGATATAGAAAATTTATCGCCCGAAAACGCGGCCGGGATAAAAACGCTATACGAATGTGAGGTCGAGAGTACGGACCGGGAAGTAGCGCGGCTCCTGGCGGAGCTCGCGGCCGAACCCAACACGCTGGTTATCATATCCGCCGACCACGGCGAAGAGTTTTTCGAACACGGAGGGACTCGACACAATAGGACCGTATACGATGAGGTATGTAAAGTACCGCTCATAATAGCGTTGCCGAAGCCGGACCGCACGCACGTCACCGTAGGCGAAAAGTCGTCTCCGGTTAGCCTGGTGGACGTCGCCCCCTCCGTTCTCCGCTACCTCAGCTTACCGGTGCCGCCGACGATGGAAGGCCGGGAGGATATATTGTCGGGCGAAATCCCCGGCGACCGTCAGGTCTTCGTTATACTTAACTCCCTCGAATATCTGACCGCGGCGCTAATCGTCGGCGATAAAAAAGTCATAATGACGCTCGAGGGCGGCGACGTCCGCACCGAATATTACGACTTAAGCGCCGACCCCGGCGAACAAAGGCCGCTGCCCCTCGACGAGCAAGGCGAGCGGTTACAAACGGAACTCCGCGAGTGGCTCGACGGGTTGGACGTTACGCGCGAAGGCGGCGCCGCCGATACATCTTTATTCGGCGACCGGGCGGATTTGCGCGCGTTGGGTTATATGTGA
- a CDS encoding sulfatase — protein sequence MGFYWSLAETLLIRHTFASGIYFSRSFLSALNGRFVFYGLVAVALALLFALAFSFWRPARRSSAPRGSVRARALTATAAVALGANLSFLFLYLIYEKTDLPSWNKAAYAAGVLIATLITAAVVTALSRLYAKYQTARRAVLYASYILLAVAAVGALSSAFHVRHKSRTRPTPTELPYVVVITLDAWRADAFDEKLTPALYDFARRNGLVFTNARAPSTWTLPSFSAALTGSHNFADAEGLRTGGSSRKPWDAVPRTWAEVMRDNGYDTYAVLSNPHLDTVRLIFRGFSHFDYVDFHPPLAAVHFYDTALYFAVRGRKCSREVPGETTRSLVDKTLKVLRRPTRRPKFVWVHILDPHFPYQPLRRVLEESAPFLLNKTHYGTDRKYLTETNSRILKALYEEEVRSTDSLVAPLLAELERRPDSLVIISADHGEEFFEHGGKEHSHTLYDEVCRVPLIVALPGAGRSRPRVGVVPTPVSLVDVAPSVLNYLGLPVPPTMEGRQDLLTGSPPEAREVYATLNRAVNMLAALAEGDKKVIAKIKGDNAEIEYFDLKEDPTEQRPLPLDDEGRRLKDKLLKWVDERDVSRGIDAGDASLFGERADLRALGYM from the coding sequence GTGGGCTTCTACTGGAGCCTGGCCGAGACGCTGCTTATCCGGCACACCTTTGCCTCCGGTATCTATTTTAGCAGGAGCTTCCTTTCGGCCTTAAACGGCCGCTTCGTTTTTTACGGCCTCGTCGCCGTCGCCCTCGCGTTACTATTCGCGTTGGCGTTTAGCTTTTGGCGGCCCGCCAGGCGGAGTAGCGCCCCGCGGGGCTCCGTCCGCGCGCGGGCGCTGACAGCTACGGCCGCCGTCGCCCTCGGGGCCAATCTATCTTTCCTCTTCCTCTATCTTATTTACGAAAAAACGGACCTGCCCTCGTGGAACAAGGCCGCGTACGCCGCGGGCGTTCTAATAGCGACGTTGATTACGGCCGCCGTCGTAACGGCTTTAAGCCGGCTCTACGCGAAATACCAAACCGCACGCCGCGCGGTTCTATACGCGTCTTATATTCTATTGGCCGTCGCCGCGGTCGGCGCGTTATCGTCCGCTTTTCACGTCCGGCATAAGAGCCGGACGCGCCCGACCCCGACGGAGCTTCCCTACGTCGTCGTGATAACGCTCGACGCGTGGCGGGCCGACGCGTTCGACGAAAAGCTTACGCCCGCGCTGTACGACTTCGCTCGTAGGAACGGCCTGGTCTTTACGAACGCGCGCGCCCCGTCGACGTGGACGCTGCCGTCTTTCTCGGCGGCGTTAACGGGCTCGCACAATTTCGCCGACGCAGAGGGGTTACGAACCGGCGGCTCGAGCCGTAAGCCGTGGGACGCCGTCCCCCGTACCTGGGCCGAAGTGATGCGGGACAACGGCTACGATACGTACGCCGTCCTGAGCAATCCCCACCTCGATACGGTCCGCCTTATCTTCCGGGGTTTCTCCCATTTCGACTACGTCGACTTCCACCCTCCCTTAGCCGCGGTTCACTTTTACGACACCGCCTTGTATTTCGCCGTTCGCGGGCGTAAGTGTTCGCGCGAAGTACCGGGCGAAACGACACGGAGCCTGGTGGATAAAACCCTTAAGGTCCTTCGCAGGCCGACAAGAAGGCCCAAGTTCGTATGGGTGCATATCCTCGACCCGCACTTCCCGTACCAACCACTTCGCCGCGTATTGGAAGAGAGTGCTCCCTTTTTGCTGAATAAAACTCACTACGGTACCGACAGGAAGTATTTGACGGAAACGAACTCCCGTATCTTAAAAGCGCTGTACGAAGAAGAAGTGAGGAGCACCGATTCGCTCGTCGCGCCGCTCCTGGCCGAGCTCGAGCGAAGACCGGACTCGCTGGTAATCATCTCGGCCGACCACGGCGAAGAATTTTTCGAACACGGCGGCAAGGAACACAGCCATACGCTGTACGACGAAGTATGCCGGGTCCCGCTCATCGTCGCGCTGCCGGGCGCGGGACGTTCCCGCCCTCGCGTAGGCGTTGTGCCGACGCCGGTGAGCCTGGTGGACGTAGCGCCCTCGGTCCTAAACTACCTGGGCCTGCCGGTACCGCCGACGATGGAGGGGCGGCAAGATTTACTTACCGGCAGCCCGCCTGAGGCTCGAGAGGTTTACGCTACGTTAAACCGCGCGGTGAATATGCTCGCGGCGCTGGCCGAAGGCGATAAGAAAGTTATTGCGAAAATTAAGGGCGATAACGCCGAGATAGAATATTTCGATTTAAAGGAAGACCCAACGGAACAAAGGCCGCTGCCGCTGGACGACGAGGGCCGACGGTTAAAAGATAAACTCCTAAAATGGGTAGACGAGAGAGACGTCTCCCGCGGAATCGACGCCGGCGACGCGTCGCTGTTCGGCGAACGGGCGGACTTGCGGGCGTTGGGCTATATGTAA
- the accD gene encoding acetyl-CoA carboxylase, carboxyltransferase subunit beta has protein sequence MNEENKKTQEEDPAKRKIPTGIWVKCKGCREPLFAAELERNLMVCPKCDYHFPLSAYKRIDLLTDEGSFQEYDADLTAVDVLSFADKKPYTQRLAEATKKAGVKDAVVTGLATLEGIPISIGAMDFSFIGGSMGSVVGEKVARAFKRGVAHRRPVVIAPTSGGARMQEGVVSLMQLGKTNAGAAELADAGLPYVVVISDPTTAGVMASYASVGDVIISEPNALMGFAGPRVIMETIRQELPPGFQRAEFQLEHGFVDIVAHRRDVRGIVAELLEVLTPEGVLGSSSDGKR, from the coding sequence ATGAACGAAGAAAATAAAAAGACACAAGAAGAAGACCCGGCCAAGCGTAAAATCCCTACCGGCATCTGGGTAAAATGTAAGGGCTGCCGCGAGCCGCTCTTCGCCGCCGAGCTCGAGCGCAACCTTATGGTCTGCCCGAAGTGCGATTATCACTTCCCGCTCAGCGCTTATAAACGCATCGACCTTTTAACCGACGAAGGGTCGTTCCAAGAATACGACGCCGACCTGACCGCGGTCGACGTACTGTCCTTCGCCGATAAAAAGCCGTACACCCAACGCCTCGCCGAAGCCACGAAGAAGGCCGGCGTCAAAGACGCCGTCGTAACCGGCCTGGCGACGTTGGAGGGCATCCCCATTTCGATCGGGGCGATGGACTTCAGCTTCATAGGCGGCTCGATGGGCAGCGTCGTCGGCGAGAAGGTGGCCCGCGCGTTTAAGCGCGGCGTCGCCCACCGCCGGCCGGTCGTGATCGCGCCCACGTCGGGCGGCGCCCGCATGCAAGAGGGCGTCGTCTCCCTCATGCAGCTCGGCAAGACCAACGCCGGCGCGGCCGAGTTGGCGGACGCCGGCCTCCCCTACGTCGTCGTCATTTCCGACCCCACGACGGCGGGCGTGATGGCTTCCTACGCCTCGGTGGGCGACGTAATCATCTCCGAGCCAAACGCGCTTATGGGTTTCGCCGGCCCGAGAGTCATTATGGAAACCATCCGCCAGGAGCTGCCGCCCGGCTTCCAGCGGGCCGAATTCCAGCTCGAGCACGGCTTCGTCGACATCGTCGCCCACCGGCGGGACGTCAGGGGTATCGTCGCCGAACTGTTGGAAGTTCTAACGCCCGAAGGCGTACTCGGCTCGAGTAGCGATGGGAAGCGTTAG
- a CDS encoding mechanosensitive ion channel family protein — protein sequence MLRDTFKEFLGATLGDVLSSLALAVVVFAAGRAVFAVLRRILKLEGLRVTVNIFLLLLAAAAFEHVFDYEWTPAVGRIMRALIFVFGVYLAFRLLEHIFVRRVTKEKKRVEIPRIVRDIVRLAVIVLAVLFALKAFLGLEPTALIATSTVLSAVIGLAMQDVLANIFAGIALQIGKPFRVGDWVTVYDQTGTVISTSWRATRIRTRDNHIIEIANANIAKAEIYNYSVPTPLQRRHVEVGVVYGVPPNTVKQVLLEAALAAKGVLKEPDPDVLLTEYGDFAITYRVRYWLKDFADVPRTEDRIMTNIWYHFKRAGITIPFPIRDVTLRHIDEKAEVRAAEDRVARVRAYFEDVDLLAALSKTERNKLAAGAAERRYAAGERVVRQGDHGSEFFIVVSGKVRVTVRREDGRAAEIGTFGPGFFFGEMALLTGEPRRATVTATEDTDVVVIGKDEFREIIAAHPKIAVKLSAAVEKRRADIEKEFAEAGDADAAAAVEDEYSRENVLKKIKTFFDIK from the coding sequence ATGCTTCGGGATACGTTTAAAGAATTTTTAGGCGCCACGCTGGGCGACGTGCTCTCGTCGCTCGCCTTAGCAGTGGTCGTTTTCGCGGCCGGCCGCGCCGTCTTCGCCGTCCTCAGGAGGATTTTAAAGTTAGAAGGGCTCCGAGTTACGGTCAACATTTTCCTCCTATTGCTCGCGGCGGCGGCCTTCGAGCACGTCTTCGATTACGAGTGGACGCCCGCCGTCGGCCGGATAATGCGGGCCCTGATATTCGTCTTCGGCGTATACCTCGCGTTCCGCCTGCTCGAGCATATATTCGTACGCCGCGTCACCAAAGAGAAAAAACGCGTCGAAATCCCCCGTATAGTCCGCGATATCGTACGGCTCGCGGTTATTGTCCTCGCCGTACTATTCGCGTTGAAGGCCTTTTTGGGGCTCGAGCCGACGGCCCTTATCGCGACTTCCACCGTTCTTTCCGCGGTCATCGGCCTCGCGATGCAAGACGTGCTGGCCAACATATTCGCCGGTATCGCTCTCCAGATCGGCAAACCGTTTCGCGTCGGCGACTGGGTTACCGTCTACGACCAAACCGGAACGGTCATCTCGACGTCGTGGCGCGCGACCCGCATAAGGACCCGCGACAATCACATCATCGAAATAGCGAACGCTAACATCGCGAAGGCCGAAATCTACAATTACTCCGTACCCACGCCTCTCCAGCGCCGTCACGTCGAGGTGGGCGTAGTATACGGCGTCCCGCCCAATACGGTGAAACAGGTGCTGTTGGAGGCCGCGCTGGCGGCGAAGGGCGTCTTAAAAGAACCGGACCCGGACGTTCTCCTTACCGAATACGGCGACTTCGCAATCACATATCGCGTACGCTACTGGCTGAAGGATTTCGCGGACGTGCCGCGGACCGAAGACCGCATTATGACCAATATCTGGTACCACTTCAAACGCGCCGGCATCACCATCCCATTCCCCATCCGCGACGTTACGCTGCGCCATATCGACGAGAAGGCCGAGGTTCGGGCCGCTGAAGACCGCGTGGCGCGCGTCAGAGCGTATTTTGAAGACGTCGACCTTCTGGCGGCCCTCTCTAAAACCGAGCGCAACAAACTCGCCGCGGGCGCCGCCGAAAGACGTTACGCCGCCGGCGAAAGGGTCGTCCGCCAGGGCGACCACGGGTCCGAATTCTTCATCGTCGTATCGGGCAAGGTCCGGGTTACCGTACGGCGCGAGGACGGCCGCGCGGCCGAAATCGGTACGTTCGGCCCCGGGTTTTTCTTCGGCGAGATGGCCCTTTTAACCGGCGAGCCGCGCCGGGCCACGGTCACGGCGACGGAGGATACGGACGTGGTCGTAATCGGCAAGGACGAATTCCGGGAGATAATCGCAGCCCACCCCAAAATCGCCGTAAAATTATCTGCCGCCGTAGAAAAACGCCGAGCCGATATCGAAAAGGAATTCGCCGAAGCGGGCGACGCCGACGCGGCCGCGGCGGTGGAAGACGAATACTCCCGCGAGAACGTATTGAAGAAAATAAAAACTTTCTTCGACATCAAATAA
- a CDS encoding DUF3307 domain-containing protein, whose protein sequence is MDQFKYILLWLIAAFLIADYPLQLNLVFEIRYKYRFGGLLHVAIHALAGLFLLYPYLAHWQIWAAFGATIILHYFIDTVSKTNIYMWLADQASHIVLIAGVAFLGRHLQPLPLPHIVAQYYFNAPFALYVIGYLAATFAGTIFIFFVKMTFRKGYQTRPILLYEKTTGVVSRAVVVTAIILGFKLTPAFFFVAPVPDLLRLYQVVTLRGDERHYKDVYPADVLISFLYAAAIGVALAFV, encoded by the coding sequence TTGGACCAATTCAAATACATCCTATTGTGGTTGATCGCCGCGTTTTTGATCGCGGACTACCCGCTACAATTAAACTTAGTCTTCGAAATACGTTACAAATACAGGTTCGGGGGGCTGTTGCACGTCGCCATCCACGCTCTGGCGGGGCTTTTTCTGTTATACCCGTACCTCGCCCACTGGCAGATATGGGCCGCGTTCGGCGCCACGATCATCCTCCACTATTTTATCGACACCGTCAGCAAGACCAATATCTACATGTGGCTCGCCGACCAGGCTTCGCATATCGTCTTAATAGCGGGCGTGGCGTTCCTCGGCCGGCACCTACAACCGCTACCCCTACCCCACATCGTCGCGCAGTACTACTTTAATGCACCCTTCGCGTTATACGTAATCGGCTACCTGGCGGCGACCTTCGCCGGTACGATATTCATCTTTTTCGTAAAGATGACGTTCCGAAAGGGTTACCAAACCCGGCCTATACTACTTTATGAGAAAACCACCGGCGTCGTATCGCGCGCCGTAGTCGTTACGGCGATAATACTCGGCTTCAAACTTACCCCCGCCTTCTTCTTCGTCGCGCCCGTACCCGACCTGCTCCGCCTTTACCAGGTAGTAACGTTACGGGGTGACGAACGTCATTACAAAGACGTCTACCCCGCCGACGTACTGATTTCGTTCCTGTACGCCGCGGCCATCGGCGTAGCGCTCGCTTTCGTATAA